One window from the genome of Deinococcus sp. NW-56 encodes:
- a CDS encoding 16S rRNA (uracil(1498)-N(3))-methyltransferase yields MAEHRVRVPALTPQMTLGPREARHLHVLRLRPGDPVRVFDGQGAEAGATLEELDDTRAVLALGERVAGAAETPQPVTLAVALLKGDKLADVVRAATELGVARVQLLVTRHADAREIGGQKLTRLRRVAEEASKQSRRAVTPEVLDPVSLTDLSWEGQLFVAQPGSRERLTDHLTWDAPVTVLTGPEGGLSDTEVAALTARGAVAVTLGPRILRAETAPVALLGAIVATGV; encoded by the coding sequence ATGGCTGAGCACCGTGTCCGCGTCCCTGCCCTGACCCCCCAGATGACCCTGGGGCCGCGTGAAGCCCGGCACCTGCACGTGCTGCGGCTGCGGCCCGGCGACCCCGTGCGCGTCTTCGACGGCCAGGGGGCCGAGGCGGGGGCGACCCTGGAAGAACTGGACGACACCCGCGCCGTCCTCGCGCTGGGGGAACGGGTGGCGGGCGCCGCCGAGACCCCGCAGCCCGTCACGCTGGCCGTCGCGCTACTGAAGGGGGATAAGCTCGCGGACGTGGTGCGGGCGGCCACCGAACTCGGCGTGGCTCGCGTGCAACTCTTGGTCACCCGTCACGCCGACGCCCGTGAGATCGGCGGGCAGAAGCTCACGCGCCTGCGGCGGGTGGCGGAGGAAGCCAGCAAGCAGTCGCGCCGGGCGGTGACGCCGGAGGTGCTTGACCCCGTTTCCCTGACCGACCTGAGCTGGGAGGGCCAGTTGTTCGTCGCCCAGCCCGGCAGCCGGGAGCGCCTGACGGACCACCTGACCTGGGACGCCCCGGTGACGGTGCTGACCGGGCCGGAGGGCGGACTCTCGGACACGGAGGTCGCGGCCCTGACCGCACGGGGCGCCGTCGCCGTCACCCTCGGCCCGCGCATCCTGCGGGCGGAGACGGCCCCGGTGGCGCTGCTGGGGGCCATCGTGGCGACCGGGGTGTAG